A stretch of Aedes aegypti strain LVP_AGWG chromosome 2, AaegL5.0 Primary Assembly, whole genome shotgun sequence DNA encodes these proteins:
- the LOC5570514 gene encoding poly(A)-specific ribonuclease PARN isoform X1 → MEITTKNFIEQLPTIRQTIREASFFAIDGEFTGLTSDRNVLPFDTPEEVYLKTIDNSADFVIIQLGLCAFRVDPESGQVSYKCFNFYCYPKGRMHIFSCQGESMRFLAENGFDFNKLFREGLSYCGEADEDRLRTELKERQDQRAAALEAKEEENGNNDSLNMVPVPPEEEKLMKEISERIEEFLKSEDKDYTITNCNGFQRKLVYQMIDSQFRKTVSTSSVTLENNHKAILVERKRTKEQELKLEEERVAQENEDLERMVGLSLVLQELSRARKLIIGHNMLLDLLFIIRQFFRPLPHCYQEFKKIVRELFPLILDTKYLCTNGELKVHVYSSVLGHVFEAVNKAPFNIPEVTCGFEEHKYSPDDMKQHDAGYDAYLTGLCFLGLASFFKVDLKDLTRDPILKAYINRIFLLRVSEINYIYTHGKEPSFSREHVFFVSFPETWRQSDIVNRFRNYGQVYVNWVNSNSAFVTLHNRDYASHVIKTIDKASITICTLTQFKAKQQLAGVKRRHDSDSSDRGHQHHHHHHHHQHSTHHKGKAEKEEKSTSVVPPQVSAEDVASFGAASQPKKAKKGPFAEDDNW, encoded by the exons atggaaattacaACCAAAA aTTTCATTGAGCAGCTGCCGACGATTCGCCAAACCATCAGGGAGGCTAGCTTCTTCGCCATCGATGGGGAATTCACCGGGCTGACCTCGGATCGAAATGTGCTTCCCTTCGATACACCGGAGGAGGTGTACCTGAAGACTATCGATAATTCCGCCGATTTCGTTATCATTCAGCTGGGGCTGTGCGCTTTCCGAGTAGATCCCGAGAGCGGACAGGTCAGTTACAAGTGCTTCAACTTCTACTGCTATCCGAAGGGAAGGATGCACATATTTTCTTGCCAGGGAGAGAGTATGCGCTTCCTGGCGGAAAACGGGTTCGATTTTAACAAACTGTTTAGAGAGGGGTTGTCTTACTGTGGCGAGGCGGACGAGGATCGACTGAGAACAGAACTCAAAGAACGGCAAGATCAACGAGCCGCAGCGCTGGAAGCGAAAGAAGAGGAAAATGGCAATAACGATTCGCTAAACATGGTCCCTGTTCCCCCGGAGGAGGAAAAGCTGATGAAAGAAATCAGTGAGCGAATCGAGGAATTCCTCAAATCGGAAGATAAAGACTACACCATAACCAACTGCAATGGATTCCAACGCAAGCTGGTGTATCAAATGATTGATTCACAGTTCAGGAAGACGGTTTCAACTTCTTCGGTGACCTTGGAGAACAATCATAAAGCTATCCTGGTGGAACGCAAAAGAACGAAGGAACAAGAGTTGAAACTGGAAGAGGAACGGGTGGCTCAAGAAAATGAGGATCTGGAACGCATGGTTGGCCTCTCGCTGGTTCTGCAGGAATTGTCTCGGGCGAGAAAACTTATCATTGGACACAACATGCTGTTGGATCTGCTGTTTATCATACGGCAGTTCTTTCGGCCGCTACCGCACTGCTATCAGGAGTTTAAGAAGATCGTTCGTGAGTTGTTTCCTTT AATCCTGGACACCAAGTACCTGTGCACCAACGGGGAACTCAAAGTTCACGTCTACTCATCGGTGTTGGGTCACGTGTTCGAAGCCGTCAATAAGGCCCCCTTCAACATTCCAGAGGTGACCTGCGGATTTGAGGAACACAAGTACTCTCCGGATGACATGAAACAGCACGATGCCGGTTACGACGCATACTTAACTGGATTGTGCTTCCTAGGGCTGGCCAGTTTCTTCAAAGTAGACCTGAAGGATCTTACTCGCGATCCAATTCTCAAAGCATATATCAATAG AATATTTCTGTTACGAGTCTCTGAAATAAACTACATCTACACTCACGGGAAAGAGC CATCCTTCTCGAGAGAGCATGTGTTCTTCGTTTCCTTCCCGGAGACTTGGCGCCAGAGTGACATCGTAAACCGTTTCCGCAACTACGGTCAAGTGTACGTGAATTGGGTCAATAGCAACTCGGCGTTCGTTACCCTGCACAATCGCGACTACGCCAGTCATGTGatcaaaactattgataaaGCCAGCATCACCATCTGTACTTTGACTCAATTCAAAGCCAAGCAgcaa TTGGCTGGGGTTAAAAGGCGACACGATAGTGATAGTTCCGATCGAGGACATCAGCAtcaccaccaccaccatcaTCACCAGCACAGCACCCACCACAAAGGGAaagcagaaaaagaagaaaaatcgaCATCGGTAGTACCACCGCAGGTTTCCGCCGAAGATGTGGCTTCGTTCGGCGCTGCCAGTCAACCTAAAAAGGCCAAAAAGGGACCATTCGCCGAGGATGACAACTGGTAA
- the LOC5570514 gene encoding poly(A)-specific ribonuclease PARN isoform X2 — protein MEITTKNFIEQLPTIRQTIREASFFAIDGEFTGLTSDRNVLPFDTPEEVYLKTIDNSADFVIIQLGLCAFRVDPESGQVSYKCFNFYCYPKGRMHIFSCQGESMRFLAENGFDFNKLFREGLSYCGEADEDRLRTELKERQDQRAAALEAKEEENGNNDSLNMVPVPPEEEKLMKEISERIEEFLKSEDKDYTITNCNGFQRKLVYQMIDSQFRKTVSTSSVTLENNHKAILVERKRTKEQELKLEEERVAQENEDLERMVGLSLVLQELSRARKLIIGHNMLLDLLFIIRQFFRPLPHCYQEFKKIVRELFPLILDTKYLCTNGELKVHVYSSVLGHVFEAVNKAPFNIPEVTCGFEEHKYSPDDMKQHDAGYDAYLTGLCFLGLASFFKVDLKDLTRDPILKAYINRIFLLRVSEINYIYTHGKEPSFSREHVFFVSFPETWRQSDIVNRFRNYGQVYVNWVNSNSAFVTLHNRDYASHVIKTIDKASITICTLTQFKAKHWLGLKGDTIVIVPIEDISITTTTIITSTAPTTKGKQKKKKNRHR, from the exons atggaaattacaACCAAAA aTTTCATTGAGCAGCTGCCGACGATTCGCCAAACCATCAGGGAGGCTAGCTTCTTCGCCATCGATGGGGAATTCACCGGGCTGACCTCGGATCGAAATGTGCTTCCCTTCGATACACCGGAGGAGGTGTACCTGAAGACTATCGATAATTCCGCCGATTTCGTTATCATTCAGCTGGGGCTGTGCGCTTTCCGAGTAGATCCCGAGAGCGGACAGGTCAGTTACAAGTGCTTCAACTTCTACTGCTATCCGAAGGGAAGGATGCACATATTTTCTTGCCAGGGAGAGAGTATGCGCTTCCTGGCGGAAAACGGGTTCGATTTTAACAAACTGTTTAGAGAGGGGTTGTCTTACTGTGGCGAGGCGGACGAGGATCGACTGAGAACAGAACTCAAAGAACGGCAAGATCAACGAGCCGCAGCGCTGGAAGCGAAAGAAGAGGAAAATGGCAATAACGATTCGCTAAACATGGTCCCTGTTCCCCCGGAGGAGGAAAAGCTGATGAAAGAAATCAGTGAGCGAATCGAGGAATTCCTCAAATCGGAAGATAAAGACTACACCATAACCAACTGCAATGGATTCCAACGCAAGCTGGTGTATCAAATGATTGATTCACAGTTCAGGAAGACGGTTTCAACTTCTTCGGTGACCTTGGAGAACAATCATAAAGCTATCCTGGTGGAACGCAAAAGAACGAAGGAACAAGAGTTGAAACTGGAAGAGGAACGGGTGGCTCAAGAAAATGAGGATCTGGAACGCATGGTTGGCCTCTCGCTGGTTCTGCAGGAATTGTCTCGGGCGAGAAAACTTATCATTGGACACAACATGCTGTTGGATCTGCTGTTTATCATACGGCAGTTCTTTCGGCCGCTACCGCACTGCTATCAGGAGTTTAAGAAGATCGTTCGTGAGTTGTTTCCTTT AATCCTGGACACCAAGTACCTGTGCACCAACGGGGAACTCAAAGTTCACGTCTACTCATCGGTGTTGGGTCACGTGTTCGAAGCCGTCAATAAGGCCCCCTTCAACATTCCAGAGGTGACCTGCGGATTTGAGGAACACAAGTACTCTCCGGATGACATGAAACAGCACGATGCCGGTTACGACGCATACTTAACTGGATTGTGCTTCCTAGGGCTGGCCAGTTTCTTCAAAGTAGACCTGAAGGATCTTACTCGCGATCCAATTCTCAAAGCATATATCAATAG AATATTTCTGTTACGAGTCTCTGAAATAAACTACATCTACACTCACGGGAAAGAGC CATCCTTCTCGAGAGAGCATGTGTTCTTCGTTTCCTTCCCGGAGACTTGGCGCCAGAGTGACATCGTAAACCGTTTCCGCAACTACGGTCAAGTGTACGTGAATTGGGTCAATAGCAACTCGGCGTTCGTTACCCTGCACAATCGCGACTACGCCAGTCATGTGatcaaaactattgataaaGCCAGCATCACCATCTGTACTTTGACTCAATTCAAAGCCAAGCA TTGGCTGGGGTTAAAAGGCGACACGATAGTGATAGTTCCGATCGAGGACATCAGCAtcaccaccaccaccatcaTCACCAGCACAGCACCCACCACAAAGGGAaagcagaaaaagaagaaaaatcgaCATCGGTAG
- the LOC5570512 gene encoding mitochondrial inner membrane protease subunit 2: MKVPLFFKSLLLSIPVGVTFFDCVGYVARVEGISMQPALNPDGSPATDYVFLSRWAVRNMEVERGDVISLVSPKDPGQKIIKRVVGLQGDVISTLGYKVPYVKVPEGHCWIEGDHTGNSLDSNSFGPVSLGLITARATQIVWPPSRWQTLHSQVPKTRHPISLGKSTSSNGGGGTNHQTLQAQEKAS, encoded by the exons ATGAAGGTTCCACTGTTCTTCAAATCGCTTCTGCTGAGTATTCCTGTTGGGGTCACATTCTTCGATTGTGTCGGTTACGTTGCCCGAGTGGAAGGCATCTCGATGCAGCCGGCACTGAATCCAGACGGCAGTCCTGCAACCGATTATGTGTTCCTATCCCGTTGGGCGGTCCGAAATATGGAAGTTGAGCGGGGTGACGTTATTTCACTGGTTTCACCCAAAGACCCCGGCCAGAAGATTATCAAGCGAGTGGTGGGTCTGCAAGGTGATGTCATTTCCACACTCGGATACAAGGTGCCCTACGTGAAGGTACCGGAAGGACACTGTTGGATCGAGGGAGACCACACAG GAAATTCCTTAGACAGCAACTCTTTTGGTCCCGTTTCGTTGGGGCTGATTACCGCCAGGGCAACACAAATCGTTTGGCCACCGTCACGCTGGCAAACACTCCACTCACAGGTTCCAAAAACACGACATCCCATATCGCTCGGAAAATCGACCAGCAGTAACGGCGGCGGTGGCACCAATCATCAGACTTTGCAAGCCCAGGAAAAGGCGTCGTAG
- the LOC5570511 gene encoding yrdC domain-containing protein, mitochondrial → MNLARNLSTVKSFVRLSSKIEEMSREMNGIMAPDAGTVIKSSDNKAIRQAANLLESGKVIALPTDTVYGLACSANDPKAIQRLYAIKGREEKKPVAICVADFNDLRHWGQANHLPNELLEQLLPGPVTIVVRKSVHLDNPFLNPGVEKIGIRIPDFDFIRDVSRAFRFPVALTSANRSSEQSTLNVGEFEKLWPALGAVFDGGQLGLREEQRAASTVIDLSQVGQYKIIRKGVAIEHTVHVVEQFGFKNVL, encoded by the coding sequence ATGAATTTGGCGCGTAATTTATCAACCGTAAAAAGCTTTGTTAGATTAAGTTCAAAGATTGAGGAGATGTCCCGGGAGATGAATGGGATAATGGCCCCAGACGCTGGTACCGTCATCAAATCCAGTGACAATAAAGCGATTCGCCAGGCTGCTAACCTGCTTGAATCGGGGAAAGTCATTGCGCTTCCGACCGATACCGTGTACGGGCTTGCATGTAGTGCCAACGATCCCAAAGCTATCCAGCGGCTGTACGCCATCAAGGGCCGCGAAGAGAAAAAGCCGGTAGCCATATGCGTGGCGGATTTCAACGACCTGCGCCATTGGGGCCAAGCGAATCACTTGCCGAACGAGCTGCTCGAACAGTTGCTTCCGGGTCCCGTTACAATCGTCGTTCGGAAATCTGTCCATTTGGATAACCCGTTCCTCAATCCGGGAGTGGAAAAGATAGGAATCAGAATTCCGGACTTTGATTTTATCAGGGACGTTTCGAGGGCATTCCGATTTCCGGTGGCGCTGACCAGTGCCAACAGGAGTTCCGAACAGAGCACACTGAATGTAGGGGAATTTGAAAAGCTGTGGCCAGCTTTGGGCGCCGTGTTTGACGGTGGTCAACTGGGGCTTCGAGAAGAGCAACGAGCAGCTTCAACGGTGATTGATCTGTCGCAGGTGGGACAGTATAAAATAATTCGCAAGGGGGTAGCCATTGAGCACACAGTTCACGTGGTTGAGCAGTTTGGCTTCAAGAATGTATTATAA
- the LOC5570510 gene encoding DNA-directed RNA polymerase III subunit RPC10 has protein sequence MLMFCPTCGNLLLVEEGTDSLRFSCNTCPYICKIKRKISTRIYPKLKEVDHVMGGAAAWENVDSTDADCPACAHNRAYFMQMQTRSADEPMTTFYKCCNPTCGHNWRE, from the exons ATGTTGATGTTCTGCCCGACTTGCGGCAATCTGCTTCTGGTGGAAGAAGGCACCGATTCGCTGCGGTTCTCTTGCAACACCTGCCCGTACATTTGCAAGATAAAGCGCAAGATATCGACCCGAATCTATCCGAAGTTGAAG GAAGTGGATCATGTTATGGGAGGTGCGGCTGCCTGGGAGAACGTAGATTCAACCGATGCTGATTGCCCTGCCTGTGCCCACAATCGAGCGTATTTTATGCAAATGCAAACTCGATCCGCCGATGAGCCTATGACAACGTTCTACAAGTGCTGCAATCCAACCTGTGGTCATAATTGGAGGGAATAA